One bacterium DNA segment encodes these proteins:
- a CDS encoding lytic transglycosylase domain-containing protein, with amino-acid sequence MLSAIGLLLIAAPASAQLYKFVDADGRMYFTDTPLHEGYKAYRPKSIRPHYPKKLKLGVKTGKFDPVIAQAGRTHRVSPALVKAVIHAESAFNPNAVSHVGALGLMQLMPGTAASLGVADPLNPWQNIEGGTRYLKKMIGRFEGDTTLALAAYNAGPTAVRRHDGIPPYRETQTYVKKVMKLYRRYHADFR; translated from the coding sequence ATGCTGAGCGCGATCGGCCTGCTGCTGATTGCGGCCCCGGCCTCTGCCCAGCTGTACAAGTTCGTCGACGCCGACGGCCGCATGTATTTCACCGATACGCCGCTGCACGAGGGCTACAAGGCCTACCGGCCCAAATCCATCCGGCCCCACTACCCGAAGAAGCTGAAGCTCGGCGTAAAGACGGGCAAGTTCGATCCAGTGATTGCCCAGGCGGGCCGCACGCATCGCGTGAGCCCGGCGCTGGTCAAGGCCGTGATCCACGCGGAATCCGCCTTCAACCCCAATGCCGTGTCCCATGTGGGTGCTCTCGGGCTCATGCAGCTCATGCCGGGTACTGCTGCCTCGCTAGGGGTGGCGGATCCGCTCAACCCGTGGCAGAACATCGAGGGTGGCACTCGTTATCTCAAGAAGATGATCGGCCGCTTCGAGGGCGACACGACGCTGGCTCTGGCCGCCTACAATGCCGGGCCAACCGCCGTGAGGCGCCATGACGGTATTCCCCCGTATCGCGAGACTCAGACCTACGTGAAGAAGGTGATGAAGTTGTACAGGCGATACCATGCAGACTTCCGCTGA
- the pgsA gene encoding CDP-diacylglycerol--glycerol-3-phosphate 3-phosphatidyltransferase, producing MQTSAETNTKISRDAVARENIWNVPNTITLSRIFAAPFLLVLLAEPGKFWSTVFGFAFLAASLTDFLDGYLARRYDEITRVGKLLDPLADKLLVMTALVLLVAVGRIPAWGVPLVIAVLGREFAVTGLRAMASSEGVVLDAAPMGKWKTGLQIAALTMLLIHYPLWFLPVHELGMLCLMIATVITVWSGYRYFNSYLGARPPTIH from the coding sequence ATGCAGACTTCCGCTGAAACCAACACCAAGATTTCGAGAGATGCCGTGGCCAGAGAGAACATCTGGAACGTGCCGAACACGATCACGCTCTCGCGGATCTTCGCCGCCCCGTTTCTACTGGTCCTGCTGGCCGAGCCGGGCAAGTTCTGGAGCACCGTCTTCGGTTTCGCCTTCCTGGCCGCCTCGCTGACCGATTTCCTCGACGGCTACCTCGCGCGCCGCTACGACGAGATCACGCGCGTGGGCAAGCTGCTCGACCCTCTGGCCGACAAGCTGCTGGTCATGACCGCCCTGGTGCTGCTGGTGGCCGTGGGCCGCATCCCCGCCTGGGGCGTCCCCCTGGTGATCGCGGTCCTGGGCCGGGAATTCGCCGTGACGGGCCTGCGCGCCATGGCCTCATCCGAAGGCGTGGTGTTGGATGCCGCACCCATGGGCAAGTGGAAGACCGGCCTGCAGATCGCCGCCCTGACCATGCTCCTGATCCACTATCCCCTCTGGTTCCTGCCCGTACACGAACTGGGGATGCTCTGTCTGATGATCGCGACCGTCATCACCGTCTGGTCGGGCTACCGCTACTTCAATTCCTACCTGGGCGCCCGCCCGCCGACGATCCACTGA